TTTACTGAAACGTTTGCGCTGCATAATAACTCCTACCATGGGGTGCTTGCGCAGTATAACTTAAACCCTGGTCCATTTCACTGGGACCACTATACTACTCACTACCCGCTACCCGCTACCAGCTACCCGTTACTCGCTGCTCTCTACCCACTACTCACTACTCGCTACAGTTTGTTACATTAAGTAGGTTCGACTCTTTCTGGGGCTTCCTCGAGGCAGCTGAAGAGTTCTCTGGTGTGTTTTCCGTGCTGTCTGACTTTTTGCCCGTCCAGACATAATAGTACTTTAAAAGAGTGACGGCCCTTTCCATAGGTGCCTTTGGTAGTATTTTTGGTTGCTTTTTCCAGTGCGGTATAGAGGTCGTCTTTGGCTATGGCTTCCAGGTTTGGATTTTTTGGCAGCTTGCCGATTTCGAATTTCGGGCCAAAAAATCGGGCTAATCCATCTGTGTCGGCTAAAAACCACGACTCCATGCAGACTACCATAAAGTGCAGCTCTTCCTCTGTGGCTTTGGTAGGCTTTTCCCAGCCATCCCTGGCAAATACGTGTTTCCATTTTATTGTATTACTTACAGGCTCTTCGCTGTCAACCAGCAGCAAGACCTTCTCATCTGGTTTTTTTGACTGCAAGGCAATCTGAAAGTCATCATAAGCTTCATTTCGACTGCTGGCTGCAACTACTTTGGGTAATTTCCCACCGAAACCGGCACTTGTGAAAAGAGCTTGAAACCCCCGCCTGAGTTCCGACTTAAGTTGCTTGGTGTTGCCACCACCCTCGACATAGATGGTTGTCTTCAAAACCGGTTCCCCCCGATTTCACCTTTGCTCCATAATTCACCGAGTGAATACTTTTCCAGCCACAGGGCCAGGTCTTCCTGGCATAGGCGCTGCATGGTGGTGGAGCCGTTTCTGTTCTCACATACGATCACGTCTTCAGGCCGATCGCTTAATGCATCGATAATAATATCCGAGTGTGTTGTAACCACTAACTGGGTTTCTTCTGACACTTCCTTCAATATTTCGGCTATTGCCGGCAGTATATCGGGATGGAGTCCCAGCTCTGGTTCTTCTATGCAGAGTAGCGAAGGCTTGTCGGGGCCATAGAGCGCTGCCAGCAGCGATAAAAAACGCAGTGTTCCGTCCGAAAGCCTTGTGGCCGGGATTGAGTAGTCGCTTTCGGTGAAAAAAATCTGCACCGTCGCGCCTTCCACGATGATGTTGTAGTCTTCAAATCGGGGATAAAGAAGCTGGAGTTTTTCGAGCAGCTTCTTTTTGATGCGGGGGTGTTTAAGTATTTTATTCAGGATGAGGCCCAGATTCTGGTAGTTTTCTTCCAAGTAGTCGTTTCTTCCATCGGCTTTCTGGGGTAACCTGGGCATGGAATAGCGACCAAAGCTCCACTCTCGATATATTCGAATTTTTTGGTACTCACGTCCCATCTGGGTTATCTCGGGATATTGATCGGGGTCTTTTCTCTGGGACAAAATTGATTGCTCGGGGTCTATGTCAACCCTTTGAAGGGTTCTACGCTCTTCGTTCACGTTCAGGACAGGGCGATTATTTTGATACCGGTAGTAAAAATATGGGGTATCCGAGCCATCATATGCCGTTGCGTCTTCTATGAGCTCATCTTGCAATTCAAACCTGTTACCCACTTCGGTAAAGGCAATGGCATGGCGGATAGGTATGCTGAATTTCTTGCTTGTAATGCCGGTAGTTACGTCAATTAACGCAACTGGCTTTGTACTGCCTCGATGGAGCCAAACAGAAATGCCACCGCTATCTTTCACCGGAGAGGCAAGATAACCTGGCGCCGACTGCAACAGGCTGATGGCCTCTATAAAATTTGATTTCCCACATCCATTTGGCCCAATCAGGACGTTGAGGTTTCTCAGCTCCAGACTTACGCCCTTTGCATCAAAGGAGAGCAGATCTCTGATCTGAATCTTATCAATAAGTCTCTGCATTTTTACTCTCTTTCATAGCACACTCCACATGGCGCTGGAGCATTACGCCAAACGTCTCATACACTCATTATCACTTCTGCTGTGACCTGATACTCAGACAGCAGATGAAGAAAATGCTCCAGGGTGTGATTGGAATGGCCTATTGTGTATAGCATGACGTTCTTCCTTCCGGTGCCTACTGTAGTAAATCATGCACGCAGAAGCAACATTGCAGAAAACTTTTGTATGTAAAGGGCAGGGGGAAATCAAGTAGTGGGTAGTCAGTCAGTGGGTAGTCGGTAGTTAGTAGTCGGTAGTTAGTAGTCGGTAGTCAGTAGTCGGTAGTTAGTAGTCGGTAGTTAGTAGTCGGTAGTCAGTAGTCAGTAGTCAGTAGTCAGTAGTCAGTAGTCAGTAGTCAGTGGGTAGTCGGTAGTCGGTAGTCGGTAGTTAGTAGTCGGTAGTTAGTAGTCGGTAGTTAGTAGTCGGTAGTTAGTAGTCGGTGGGAGTGGGGAGTATGTCATTGCTTCATGTGTTTTTTTAGTGTGTTGAGCATTTTGGCGAGTTGGGTGGTTTCGTCTTTCCATTGCTCTGCGGTTTGTTGGTCTATGTATCCGATTTGAGCGCCGATCAAGGTCTGTGTGTGGAGTTCTGCAGCGGAGCCTTGTGCGTGTTCTATGTAGCGGGCTTTTTCCTTGTCGGATTCTTTTTCCAGGCCCTCTGCGATGTTACTGGGGATAGAGAGGGAAGCGCGCGTGATCTGATCCTTGAAGCTGTAGTCTTTGCAGTTGGCGAAGTATTTGTAAACTAATACGCTGAGCTGGCAACCGCGTTTCCAGACGTCAAGGTTTTCGCACTTCATATACTGCCTCCACCCGCTACTCACTACTCTCTACTCGCTGCTCTCTCCTCGCTACTCACTACTCTCTACCCGCTATTCGCTACCCGCTACCTGCTACTCGCTACTCTCTACCCGCCACTCGCTACCCGCTGCTCTCTACTCACTGCTCTCTACCCGCTACCCACTACTCACTACCCGCTACTCTCTACCCGCTATCTGTTCCTATTCTCTATTCTGCAGTTCCTGGTTAAATATTCGGCAATAATCACGCTTACCGTGCAACACTCGTAATATCAGCAATTCTTGGGTGCTGCAAAGTTGATAGAATATCAGGTAGTCGCTGGCTATAAGTATTCGACAATCTGTCGCAAGGCCTTTTGAGGAGGCATGGACGCCCATCAGTGGTGTATGTGCCAATCCTTCTATCTTCTCTTTCAGAAACCTGATTTGTTTGATTGCGCTGCCTGGGCTATGCTCTGCAACATAGGCGAGTACTTCTTCAAGGTCTGACAGCGCCTTTTGAGTATATTTAATTTCCAGCATGCTGCGTCATGAGTTTTTCAAATATTTGGTCGTGGCTCTCTTTGCTGACGCCTGATTTTATGCCATCTGTCAGCAGTTCATCAACTTGGCGGTGCATTGTTTTTTGTGGAATGAATACAATAACTTCGAGGTTTTCACTTTCAAGATATTCCGGGACTTCCACGCTAATGTGACGGTTCTTCACTGGCACTGTTTCTCGTATCACTTCGACTTGCATTGATTTCTCCTTAAGGTTAGGGGAGAGGGAGGGAGTAAGTCAGCGAGTAGTTGGTAGTTAATAGTATACAGTAAGTAGTGTGTAGTGTTCAGTAAGTAGTCGGTAGTTAGCTACTCACTACCTACTACCCACTACCCTATCCCCTATTCTGCATAAATGACAGTATCTGCCTTGAGAAGGCTCGAAAATCGTCGAGGTGTTCCGTAATAATGCGATAGACGATATTCCAGTCAATCTCCTGATATGCATGCACTGCAGTGTTTCTAAATCCTACCGATTTTATCATGCGGTCGGCAACTTCGCCATCAAGGCAATTTGCCTGTTCCAGAACAACAAAAGTTTTTGCCATGGTGTCAGGAACCGGAACTTCCAGATCACTGATGATATGGAGTCCGATATCTACACACAACTGGACTGATCGCTCCAGGTTCAGTGTTATGATGTCCTGCAAGTCATAGTCTTCGACGAGAAGATGGGATGATGGGGGAGTTTTGTCTTGTATGCGTTGTATGCAGCGCCGGAGGCTTTCCAGTTTATTCAGCACAATATCCTTATCCATCAATAAACCTCCGCTGTCTTTCCAGTAGGGTTCGATTCACATAAGGCATCATATCGGTCTGGTTATATATCATTTTTTTTGCAAGGAGGGTGAAGAGGCCTTCTTCATTCTGAATAAGGATTTTGCCTTTGCATAAAACGTGTTTAAGAATCGTTCCGGATATGCTTGACAGGTCAATTATGTCGACTGTTCTCAGCACTTTGCGCTCCAGTCTGGCGGTAATTTCCATTTTACGCTCGGCACTTAACGGCTGATCGAATAGCAGCGCGAGGTCGATATCACTGCCTGGATGCATGGTACCAGCGGCGACAGATCCATAAATAATGGCAAGTTCCAGTCCCTGTTCACCCCTAAGCATATTGGCAATTTGGGAGCACAAATCCATTGGAGGCCTCCGGTAAGGGGTTGGGGGTAGTATGTAGTCAGTAGTATGTAGTCAGTAGTATGTAGTATGTAGTCAGTAGTCAGTAGTCAGTAGTCAGTAGTCGGTAGTCGGTAGTCAGTAGTCAGTAGTCAGTAGTATGTAGTCAGTAGTATGTAGTCAGTAGTATGTAGTATGTAGTATGTAGTCAGTAGTCAGCTACTCACTACCCTCTACCTACTACCCTCTACTCACTACCCTCTATCTTCACACTCCGTAAAACTCCCGATACCACTGGACAAAGTGCTGCACGCCTTCGCGTACGGAAGTGGCGGGGCGATAGCCCACGTTCTGTTCCAATTCGCTTACATCGGCAAAGGTGTCGGGAACATCGCCGGCCTGCAGGGGCAGCATTTCCCTGATAGCTTTTTTTCCAAGGGCTTCCTCGATGGCTTCGATGTACTCGCCCAGTTTGACGGGGCTGTTGTTGCCAATATTGTAGAGGCGAAAGGGGGCGCTACTGGTAGCGGGGTCGGGGTGGTTGCTATCCCAGTCAGGGTTAGGTTCGGCGATACGGTCGCTGGCCCGGATAACTCCCTCCACAATGTCGGCTACATAGGTGAAGTCACGGGTATGGTTACCGTGATTGAAAACCTGAATGGGCTCGCCTGCCAAAATGTTTTTGGTAAAGAGAAAAAGGGCCATGTCGGGTCGCCCCCAGGGTCCGTAGACCGTAAAAAAACGTAGGCCGGTGGTGGGAAGGCCGTAGAGGCTGCTGTAGCTATGGGCCATGAGTTCGTTGGCGCGCTTGGTGGCGGCGTAAAATTGCAGGGGGTGATCTACGCCGCGGTGTTCGCTGAAGGGCATGCGGGTATTGGCGCCGTAGACGCTGCTGGTGCTGGCGTAGGTCAGGTGTGCTGTTTGGGCGTGGCGACAGGCTTCCAGGATATTGGTGGTGCCGACAATATTGCTTTCCACGTAGGCGTGGGGGTTGACCAGTGAGTAACGCACTCCGGCCTGGGCTGCCAAATGAATGACCCGCTCAAAACGGTGGCGAGCAAAGCATTCTTCCACTGCCTGGCGATCAGCCAGATTCGCCCGTATAAATTCATAGCAGCTGCCGGTCTGGCGGGCGGTCTGTTCCAGCAACTCCAGGCGAGCTTCTTTGATGCCCACGTCGTAGTAGTCGTTGACGCTGTCAAAGCCGACGACGCTGTCGCCACGCTCCAACAGTTTTTTGGCGGTATGGAAGCCGATGAATCCGGCGGTGCCGGTGACCAGGGTGGGTTGGGGGTTGGGGGCTAGAGGTTGGGGCATTGTGCGTAATCCTGCGTAGTTCATAGTGAGTAGTCAGTAGTCAGTAGTCAGTAGAGTGCAGTATGCAGGGGGTAGTCCATAGCGGGTAGCATACAGCATGTAGTCGGTAGAGGGTAGTTGGTAGTAGTGTGTTGAGCATTTTTGGGGAGCCCTGGTTACTCGCCGTCTGTTTGAGATTTACCGTTTCGGAAGGATTTGGCAAATTCCAGTACGAACACCAGGAAAATTGACCCCATAAAGCCGGCCACAAATGCGACCATTACAATAAGTCGCTTTTTGGGCTCAACAGGTGTTTCACGTGACATAATGTTGCCAACCATTCGGGTATTGCTGTAGTTATGGGGGGCAATGGTGGCTGCAAGGAGTTCGCGCCTGTCAAACTGTTCGGGGAGCTCAACTTCCAAGACCCGTTGAATATCTCTTTGAATATCCGGTACCGTTGATTTTAACAGCTCATCTCTTCTACGCTGCTCATCGATGAGGCGCAGTCTGCGATCGGTAATTTTGTCTTCAAGATTGCGAATTTCCATTATCGTCAAGGCGTTCAGCGCAGGATCAGCGGTTCGCGCGGCGTCCAGGTTTTCCCGTGTTGAGCGCAGCTGTTGCTGAAACTGTTCAATTTCCAAGCTGAACCGCTCCATGCGCTGTTCTATGCGAGGGAGGTCAATCTCTTTTGCAAAATCAAGCCTTTCGCTCAAGCTGGCGAGCTTACGCTCCTCTATATCGCTTATCCTGCGATCAAGTTGTCTTAAGTCGCTTCGTTTACTCTCCAGAAAGGTTTCAATGCTTTCCTGGTGCTCTGTCCTGACGTAGTCCACCACCCTGGCAACTTCGCTCCTTGCCGAATCTGGGCTGATTCCGAGCGCAGAGAGCTCGATGAAGTTATTGTCGCCTCGCACGGTGGTGACGGAGTCAACCCACGCATCACGTTCAATATCCTGGGACCGCGGAATATTGATGAACACGGTTTGCAGTTCACGGCTCAGTCGTTGCGCGCTGTCGACAAGTTTGCGTTCGTTTCCGTCGGTATAAAAGCCAATCTCCAAAACAGCTCTGGCCTGGTAAACTGGCGTTTTCACCAATGCATAGGCCACGCCCAAAACTGTGCAAAAAGGGTGACTCCGATAATCACCCACTTCCAGCTGAGTATGGTGCGCACGAGGTCGCGCAGATTTATTTCATCGTCGGAGTATGCGTAGCGTGCTGGTGGTGTCTTTTCTTGCATTGATTATTCCTTTTTTTCTATTTTACAGGCGATTAGCGTGAACCAAAACCGGTCAGGATGGTTTTTATGGTTTTGAAGAATATTAGCATATCAAGCCAGAAGGAAAAGTATTTGATGTAGTAAAAGTCGTATTCCAGTTTGATGGTCACGCCTTCAACTTCTGCGGCGTAGCCCTGTTCCACCTGGGCCCAACCGGAGATGCCGGGTCGCACTACATGGCGATAGCTGAAAAAGGGGATTTCCTGTTCGTACCACTCGGAGAGGGATACGGCTTCGGGCCGAGGGCCGATAAAACTCATATCTCCTTTAACGATATTGAGCAGCTGTGGCAGCTCGTCAATACGGTACTTGCGAATAATCCGCCCGACACGGGTGATCCGGGGGTCATCACAGCCATCAGTGTAGTGCTTTTGTTTGTCGGCATCGGCACACATGCTGCGAAACTTGTACATAATAAAAGGCTTGCCGCGAAAGCCCATGCGTTCCTGGCGATAGATCACCGGACCGGAGCTTTCGAGGCGCATAGCGATGGCGGTAACAATTAGCAAGGGCAGCAAAGGTATGCCAAGCAGAGCCACGCCCACAAGATCCAGCGCCCGTTTGAAGGCAGCATAGGTGCGAGAGGGAATCAGGGAGCCGATTTCATTTTCCATCAGGTGATCCATCCGCACTCGCCCGGTCATGGATTCGCTGATGTGCTTGACGTGGTAGACCGGAATACTGTTCAGGGTACAGTTCGCCAGGAATTTCTGCCACGGAGGGGGGATTTCAGCCCGCAGGTCCGCGACAACGGCGTCGACGCGGGTTTCACCCAGGGTTGGTTCATCCAGGGGTCGCCAGTAGACGTCGGGAAGCGATTCCAGCTCCAGGGCGTTGCCAAAGGGCAAAAGGCCGATTTTGAGAGTTCGGTACTTGCGGCCAATAAAGTAGCCCAGGTAACACCAGATAACCGTGTAAACGTAGGCGTGAACGAAAACGGTTCGGGCGTGTTCCACTTGCAGGGAAAAGACAACAATAATGGCGCCAGCGTACCAGATGGTTACGGTGGGAAATGGGTAGGCGGCCGAGTGGGCGCCGGGAAACCGCAGCAAGCGCCGCAGCGTCAAGATAGAAGCTATAAAAGGAACAGCAATGGCCACTATGGAGTTTATCTGAGTGGGGGTGAGGTTGTGCCAGAAACCCCACTCCCAGCGAGCCAGACTGCTGGCTCCCACCACAAGCAACAGTCCCAGCAACAGCTGGAACGGCCAGCTCATGAGTATAACTTCATACCAGCGGGAGTGACGAAGATTGCGGTGATCGCTCACGTTAGATGCCTCGGACATAGAAATAGTTGCCTCGTCCGCAGAATCTGTGGGTAGATTTAGCAGGCAAATAGTTGGTTATAGAAAGAGCATTGCCTTACTCCATTGTGTATATTGTTTAGCTGAGAACAAAAACATATACAGGAGAAGGCAATGCATGTACGAACATTACTGAATAAGCTTGAAGTCTACAAGTCATTTGTGTTTTGCGATGAGCACTTTGAGGAAACAGAGGGATCTTTACCCAGCATTCTTGTGAACATACGTCCTCGCAAAGGGGCTCGCGGACAGTGCCCAGAGTGCGGCAGGCTATGTGCCACTTATGATACTCAGAGGCAGCGACGCTTTGAGTATAAGCCGCTGTTTGAGTTCAAGGTGTTCTTTGTCTACACTCCCCGCCGTGTCAAATGTCCTTTTCATGGCGTAAAAGTAGAGTCTGTGCCATGGGGCAGTGGCAAGGAACAGATGACCAACTCCTACAAGCATGTTTTGAGCCGTTGGGCCAAGCGTCTGTCCTGGCAGGAAACCGCACGTATCTTCGAAACAAGCTGGGACAGTGTTTATCGTGCAGTTGAGTCAGTTGTCAGCTACGGAATGCAACACCAGGAACTTGACGATATCAGCCAGATCGGCGTGGACGAGATTGCTGTGTTCAGAGGCCATAAGTATCTGAGCATGGTGTATGCCCTGGATGAGGGCAAAAGACGCTTGCTGTGGTGCGGCGAGGGTCGCGACGCCAAGGTGTTTCGGAAGTTCTTTCAAGACGTACTGGGCCAGAAGCGCAGTCATGATATTCAGTATGTATGCAGCAATATGTGGGCCGCCTACCTCAAGGTTACCAAGGAGGAAGCTCCCAATGCCCTTAATATCCTTGATCGCTTCCATATCATGAAGAAGTTCAATGATGCCATCGAGCAGGTCAGGCGAGATGAGTACAAGGCACTCAAGAGTCAAGGTGTCAACAACCCACTTATTGGAGCACGCTGGACCATGGTAAAGCGACCGGAAAACCACACCGAAAAACAGGCAGCAACCATGAAAGAACTGCTCAAGCACAACCTGAAGTCGGTCAAGGCCCACCTGATGCGTGAGGAATTTCAGCGTTTCTGGAGCTATACCTACAGTGCCTGCGCCCTGAAGTTTATGAATGAGTGGATTACCCGCACACTCAGAGGTAACATCGAACCGATGAAAAAAGTGGCTCGCATGCTTCGCAGACATACTGATCTGATAATGAACTGGTTCAAACCAAAAAAGCGACTTTCAAGCGGTGCTGTTGAGGGCCTGAACCTCAAAGCAAAACTGGTCATAAGAAAATCGTTCGGTTTCAGGTCGATAAAATGCCTGGTAGTCGCTTTGTTTCATACACTTGGAAACTTACCGGAGCCAAACCGGACCCACAGATTCTGCTGAAGAGCCAAATAGTTTAGCATGGATTTGATGCCTGAATACTACTCCATACTTTTACAATTTGAAAGGGTTTTGCGCATAGTTACAAACACTGCATTGCGCGTGCTCATCACTCAACTGTCACCGATTTAGCCAGGTTGCGGGGTTGATCCACATCGCAGCCTTTAAAGTCGGAAATGTAGTAGGCGATAAACTGTGTAGGAATGACGTTTACCATCGGACTGAATTCTTCGGGAACCTCCGGCACGATGAAAGTGTCTGCCACAGCTTCCACGGCGGTGGAGTTGGTGGATATGGCAATAACCCGGCCTTTGCGGGCCATGACCTCTTCCATATTGGAGAGGACTTTTTCGTGTACCTCCGAGGGGGTAGCGATCACGACGACGGGCATGTTTTCATCGATCAGTGCGATGGGGCCGTGTTTCATCTCGCCGGAGGCATAGCCTTCCGCGTGGATATAGGAAATTTCCTTGAGTTTGAGGGCGCCTTCCAGGGCAATGGGGAGGTTGTAGGAGCGACCCAGGAAGAGAAAGTCGGTATAGTTGTGGTAGCGCTCGGCAAAGCGGGCATAGCGTTCACCATCCTGCAGTACGCTTTCCATGGCGGCGGGGATGGCTTCCAGGTCGACAATCTTATCGGCTACCTGTTCAGGGGTGAGCTGATTTCGTTCCTGGGCCAGGTAGAGGGTCATGAGGTAGAGGGCGGCCAGCTGGGTGGTGAAGGCTTTCGTAGAAGCCACACCGATTTCGGGCCCGGCGTTGGTGTAGAGTACACCGTGGGATTCCCGCGGGATGGAGCTGTCCATGACGTTACAAATGCAGAGTACTTTGGCGCCCATGGTTTTGGCTTCCTTAAGGGCGGCCAGAGTATCGGCGGTTTCGCCGCTCTGGCTGACGGGAATGACCAAAGTACCGCTGTCGATAATTTTCTGGCGGTAGCGATACTCGCTGGCGATGTCCACTTCGGTGGGAATGCGGGTGTATTTCTCCAGGTAGTATTTGCCTACCATGGCAGCGTGCCAGCTGGTGCCGCAGGCCACCAGGATAATGCGCTTGATATCGGAGATTTCATTGGGCTGCAGCCGCAGATCGCTAAGAACTACTTTGCCAGCAAAAAACTTGCCTCGCAGGGTGTCGCGGACAGCGCGTGGTTGTTCGTGGATTTCCTTGAGCATAAAGTGTTTGTAGCCGTCTTTTTCAGCTGCTGCCGGGCTCCAGGAGACGGTTTTAACGGGACGTTCCACTTCCTGCCCATCAGCAAAAACTTGGTACTGCGCAGAGCTCACCACAGCCATGTCGCCGTCTTCAAGAAAGATAAATTCCCGGGTTTCGCTAAGAATGGCGGGGATGTCACTGGCAACGTAATTTTCATCTGTACCCAGTCCCAAAACCAGTGGGGACTGGTGTTTGATACAGATCAGGGTTCCGGGAGTATTGCTGTCGGCCACAAGGAGCGAGTAAGCACCATGGAGCTGCTCAATTGCACGAACTGTGGCTTTGACCAGATCGCCCTGGTAGTGGGAGTGGATAAGGTGGGCAACTACTTCGGTATCGGTTTGCGAAGCAAAGGTGTAGCCCTTTTCCTGCAGGGATTTTTTTAGCTGCTGGTAGTTTTCTATAATACCGTTGTGCACCAGGGCGATACTGCCGGAGTGATGGGGATGGGCATTTTCCGTGGTAGGTTTGCCGTGGGTGGCCCAGCGAGTATGACCAATGCCGCAGGTGCCGGGCAAGTGTTGGTTGGCAAGCTGGCGCTCTAACTCGATCAGTTTTCCAGCTGACTTGAGTGAGTGGGTATTGCGGTCGCTTATGGTTGTAATGCCAGCGGAGTCGTAACCGCGATACTCAAGTTTTTTCAGCCCTTCAAGGATAATAGGCATGGCTGCCCGTGAGCCGGTATAGCCGACAATTCCGCACATAAGCAAATCTCCCTCGTTTACAATAAGCGGTTTTTTGTAGCACAAGTTATGCTGAAATGGAAGGGCCAGCGACTCGAGCAAGCGAAGCGAAGGAATTTACTTTATTTTTCAGTATTTTCTGCGTTCTCCACGGCTTATCTCTTGGCGGCTGCTTGGCCACGTTCCAGCATCTCAAGCGGGAGAAAATTTTTGCTCAAAAAATAACAATATTTACGAAATCCTACTTT
The window above is part of the Desulfurispira natronophila genome. Proteins encoded here:
- the mntA gene encoding type VII toxin-antitoxin system MntA family adenylyltransferase antitoxin, which codes for MDLCSQIANMLRGEQGLELAIIYGSVAAGTMHPGSDIDLALLFDQPLSAERKMEITARLERKVLRTVDIIDLSSISGTILKHVLCKGKILIQNEEGLFTLLAKKMIYNQTDMMPYVNRTLLERQRRFIDG
- the glmS gene encoding glutamine--fructose-6-phosphate transaminase (isomerizing) gives rise to the protein MCGIVGYTGSRAAMPIILEGLKKLEYRGYDSAGITTISDRNTHSLKSAGKLIELERQLANQHLPGTCGIGHTRWATHGKPTTENAHPHHSGSIALVHNGIIENYQQLKKSLQEKGYTFASQTDTEVVAHLIHSHYQGDLVKATVRAIEQLHGAYSLLVADSNTPGTLICIKHQSPLVLGLGTDENYVASDIPAILSETREFIFLEDGDMAVVSSAQYQVFADGQEVERPVKTVSWSPAAAEKDGYKHFMLKEIHEQPRAVRDTLRGKFFAGKVVLSDLRLQPNEISDIKRIILVACGTSWHAAMVGKYYLEKYTRIPTEVDIASEYRYRQKIIDSGTLVIPVSQSGETADTLAALKEAKTMGAKVLCICNVMDSSIPRESHGVLYTNAGPEIGVASTKAFTTQLAALYLMTLYLAQERNQLTPEQVADKIVDLEAIPAAMESVLQDGERYARFAERYHNYTDFLFLGRSYNLPIALEGALKLKEISYIHAEGYASGEMKHGPIALIDENMPVVVIATPSEVHEKVLSNMEEVMARKGRVIAISTNSTAVEAVADTFIVPEVPEEFSPMVNVIPTQFIAYYISDFKGCDVDQPRNLAKSVTVE
- a CDS encoding four helix bundle protein produces the protein MKCENLDVWKRGCQLSVLVYKYFANCKDYSFKDQITRASLSIPSNIAEGLEKESDKEKARYIEHAQGSAAELHTQTLIGAQIGYIDQQTAEQWKDETTQLAKMLNTLKKHMKQ
- a CDS encoding NAD-dependent epimerase; this encodes MPQPLAPNPQPTLVTGTAGFIGFHTAKKLLERGDSVVGFDSVNDYYDVGIKEARLELLEQTARQTGSCYEFIRANLADRQAVEECFARHRFERVIHLAAQAGVRYSLVNPHAYVESNIVGTTNILEACRHAQTAHLTYASTSSVYGANTRMPFSEHRGVDHPLQFYAATKRANELMAHSYSSLYGLPTTGLRFFTVYGPWGRPDMALFLFTKNILAGEPIQVFNHGNHTRDFTYVADIVEGVIRASDRIAEPNPDWDSNHPDPATSSAPFRLYNIGNNSPVKLGEYIEAIEEALGKKAIREMLPLQAGDVPDTFADVSELEQNVGYRPATSVREGVQHFVQWYREFYGV
- the hepT gene encoding type VII toxin-antitoxin system HepT family RNase toxin, whose protein sequence is MDKDIVLNKLESLRRCIQRIQDKTPPSSHLLVEDYDLQDIITLNLERSVQLCVDIGLHIISDLEVPVPDTMAKTFVVLEQANCLDGEVADRMIKSVGFRNTAVHAYQEIDWNIVYRIITEHLDDFRAFSRQILSFMQNRG
- a CDS encoding DUF4276 family protein; the protein is MKTTIYVEGGGNTKQLKSELRRGFQALFTSAGFGGKLPKVVAASSRNEAYDDFQIALQSKKPDEKVLLLVDSEEPVSNTIKWKHVFARDGWEKPTKATEEELHFMVVCMESWFLADTDGLARFFGPKFEIGKLPKNPNLEAIAKDDLYTALEKATKNTTKGTYGKGRHSFKVLLCLDGQKVRQHGKHTRELFSCLEEAPERVEPT
- a CDS encoding GNVR domain-containing protein; translated protein: MKTPVYQARAVLEIGFYTDGNERKLVDSAQRLSRELQTVFINIPRSQDIERDAWVDSVTTVRGDNNFIELSALGISPDSARSEVARVVDYVRTEHQESIETFLESKRSDLRQLDRRISDIEERKLASLSERLDFAKEIDLPRIEQRMERFSLEIEQFQQQLRSTRENLDAARTADPALNALTIMEIRNLEDKITDRRLRLIDEQRRRDELLKSTVPDIQRDIQRVLEVELPEQFDRRELLAATIAPHNYSNTRMVGNIMSRETPVEPKKRLIVMVAFVAGFMGSIFLVFVLEFAKSFRNGKSQTDGE
- a CDS encoding AAA family ATPase yields the protein MQRLIDKIQIRDLLSFDAKGVSLELRNLNVLIGPNGCGKSNFIEAISLLQSAPGYLASPVKDSGGISVWLHRGSTKPVALIDVTTGITSKKFSIPIRHAIAFTEVGNRFELQDELIEDATAYDGSDTPYFYYRYQNNRPVLNVNEERRTLQRVDIDPEQSILSQRKDPDQYPEITQMGREYQKIRIYREWSFGRYSMPRLPQKADGRNDYLEENYQNLGLILNKILKHPRIKKKLLEKLQLLYPRFEDYNIIVEGATVQIFFTESDYSIPATRLSDGTLRFLSLLAALYGPDKPSLLCIEEPELGLHPDILPAIAEILKEVSEETQLVVTTHSDIIIDALSDRPEDVIVCENRNGSTTMQRLCQEDLALWLEKYSLGELWSKGEIGGNRF
- a CDS encoding exopolysaccharide biosynthesis polyprenyl glycosylphosphotransferase; protein product: MSEASNVSDHRNLRHSRWYEVILMSWPFQLLLGLLLVVGASSLARWEWGFWHNLTPTQINSIVAIAVPFIASILTLRRLLRFPGAHSAAYPFPTVTIWYAGAIIVVFSLQVEHARTVFVHAYVYTVIWCYLGYFIGRKYRTLKIGLLPFGNALELESLPDVYWRPLDEPTLGETRVDAVVADLRAEIPPPWQKFLANCTLNSIPVYHVKHISESMTGRVRMDHLMENEIGSLIPSRTYAAFKRALDLVGVALLGIPLLPLLIVTAIAMRLESSGPVIYRQERMGFRGKPFIMYKFRSMCADADKQKHYTDGCDDPRITRVGRIIRKYRIDELPQLLNIVKGDMSFIGPRPEAVSLSEWYEQEIPFFSYRHVVRPGISGWAQVEQGYAAEVEGVTIKLEYDFYYIKYFSFWLDMLIFFKTIKTILTGFGSR
- a CDS encoding ISL3 family transposase, whose product is MHVRTLLNKLEVYKSFVFCDEHFEETEGSLPSILVNIRPRKGARGQCPECGRLCATYDTQRQRRFEYKPLFEFKVFFVYTPRRVKCPFHGVKVESVPWGSGKEQMTNSYKHVLSRWAKRLSWQETARIFETSWDSVYRAVESVVSYGMQHQELDDISQIGVDEIAVFRGHKYLSMVYALDEGKRRLLWCGEGRDAKVFRKFFQDVLGQKRSHDIQYVCSNMWAAYLKVTKEEAPNALNILDRFHIMKKFNDAIEQVRRDEYKALKSQGVNNPLIGARWTMVKRPENHTEKQAATMKELLKHNLKSVKAHLMREEFQRFWSYTYSACALKFMNEWITRTLRGNIEPMKKVARMLRRHTDLIMNWFKPKKRLSSGAVEGLNLKAKLVIRKSFGFRSIKCLVVALFHTLGNLPEPNRTHRFC
- a CDS encoding type II toxin-antitoxin system RelE/ParE family toxin, encoding MLEIKYTQKALSDLEEVLAYVAEHSPGSAIKQIRFLKEKIEGLAHTPLMGVHASSKGLATDCRILIASDYLIFYQLCSTQELLILRVLHGKRDYCRIFNQELQNRE